The Akkermansia sp. N21116 genome includes a region encoding these proteins:
- a CDS encoding dihydrodipicolinate synthase family protein: MNSQLKLHGLVAAVHTPFLENGDLNPAAVADQARHLSEQNVKLAFITGSTGESSSMQLAERKEIYAAWKEAGEKYGVGVIAHTGSNSIRDARELAAYAQELGFLATSSLAPSYYKPGTLELLVDCCAEAAAGAPNLPYYFYDIPVLTGVRFSPVAFLKLAKERIPNFAGIKFTNPDLALYMDALNYETGAFDLPWGVDEWFLGALATGAKGAVGSSFNFAPALYQKLMASYAEGDLATAHECQLLSVKMINILASKGYMGCAKAVLGWQGVPLGPARLPQGNPSATALKELRAELEAIGFFQWALN, translated from the coding sequence ATGAATTCCCAATTAAAACTCCACGGTCTCGTCGCCGCAGTCCATACGCCGTTCCTCGAAAACGGAGACCTGAACCCCGCAGCCGTTGCCGACCAGGCACGCCACCTGTCCGAACAAAACGTCAAACTTGCCTTCATCACCGGCAGTACGGGAGAGTCCTCTTCCATGCAGCTTGCCGAACGCAAGGAAATCTATGCCGCATGGAAAGAAGCAGGTGAGAAGTATGGCGTCGGCGTTATCGCCCACACCGGTTCCAACAGCATCCGCGATGCCCGGGAACTGGCAGCCTATGCCCAGGAACTCGGTTTCCTGGCCACAAGTTCGCTTGCACCGTCCTATTACAAGCCCGGCACTCTGGAACTCCTTGTCGATTGCTGCGCCGAAGCTGCAGCAGGAGCTCCCAACCTCCCTTACTACTTCTACGACATCCCCGTGTTGACCGGCGTCCGCTTCAGTCCCGTCGCCTTCCTCAAACTGGCCAAGGAACGCATCCCCAATTTTGCAGGGATCAAATTCACCAATCCCGATCTTGCCCTGTACATGGATGCTCTGAACTATGAAACTGGTGCATTCGACCTCCCCTGGGGCGTTGACGAATGGTTCCTGGGCGCCCTCGCCACCGGAGCCAAAGGTGCCGTCGGCAGTTCCTTCAACTTTGCTCCCGCCCTGTACCAGAAACTCATGGCTTCCTATGCGGAAGGAGACTTGGCTACGGCTCACGAATGTCAGCTCCTTTCCGTCAAAATGATCAACATCCTGGCGTCTAAAGGCTACATGGGATGTGCCAAAGCAGTCCTCGGCTGGCAGGGAGTCCCGCTGGGACCGGCCCGCCTGCCCCAGGGCAATCCGTCCGCAACTGCCCTGAAGGAACTCCGGGCAGAACTCGAAGCCATCGGCTTCTTCCAGTGGGCACTCAACTAA